The window atgacccggtaaaaatcctgaaaattaaaaaaaatgtttacagttttttaattatgattttaattttttttaaaaattatgtttacttttttttaattataataattatacatatagttttatGGGCATGTTTAATTTTCCCTTACTTTTTACAACTGAATTTTAATggaattttcttttcacctttaactaatttcttgcaatttgtgtgaccTTTTTTGTGAAGTAGCTCATTGCcgtttgctttgtgtttttaaaagaaatcaaacaaacaaagggttttaaagggttaaaaggtcCATAGGGCCAGGCTAAAGTAGTCATCTTACCTAATGACACTGAGGTTATTTTTGGCTCCAAAATTAGAGTAAATGTTTCAACTAatgattattatcataataattactctgtaaaatgtcataaaacagcaaaaataccTGTTGTAATTCATACAGCATAAGATTTGCTGAAattgcttctgttgtttatGGCAAAGAAAAGCATGAAATACTTAATTTGAGAATCTGGAACCGGCTCGTTTTGCTtggaaaataacctaaaatatCTCTAATAATTCTGTCATGGATTCATCATTGAATGTCTGCAGCTCTAATTGagtaaaaacagatttattggACATCAGAATCATCGTCCTCCTCCCTGTGTCCTCTCTGCAGGATTCTGACAGAGAGCGAAGTGGACGTCCACCTGGTGTCCCTGGCAGAGCGGGACTGAGCGAGCAGAGACGCGTCACCCGTTGGAATTAGTTAGAGCATGATGGGATTTGCAGTTCCCAGAAGGAGGCTGGTGTTATCTTTGTTTGCTGTACATTTACCCCACTGTTTCattcaacaattaaaaaaaaggtttttcgAGTAAAATAACCAGCGTTTTTACACCCGTCTCTTCTTTGTGGTGAAGATTTGTGCATGTTCATACATTTACAGTTTATAGATGTGCATGTAAGATgggaaaggaaaggagagacaAGTTACAGAGATGTGCATGTATCTCTGTAACTTCTGTTCGTGTAAACAGAAGCTTCGTGTGTGAGTCGAGTTTAGCAGCATTTATGGAAACATGAGCGTGTGCAGAGCTCTGCCTCTGAGCTTCCTGTTGTGGCTCTGAGTGCACTAAATCACATGACAAGCCGAGCTGCTGCTGCGGCGGCAGAGAGGTGATTTTACTACTCGCTGATGTCGACCTAATTTGACCTCATTTTCTCAGCGTTTTGAGCTTTTTACGCACATGTTGCATGTCAGAAATAGACTGCTTCAGCTCACCGGATACGTCCTACAAATAGTTTCTCTTTGCAGAGGAGAAATTTGTTCCCCTCGATACATATGATGCATCTGCTGTGTGTCGGGGGTGGGGGGTGAGAGTTATGGTCTCAGTCATGTCCAGCCAAGCATTTTCAAAGCTTTGTCATCAACATTTGATCAGAAACCATCAGTCATTCTCAGTGAGACCATTTCCCAGCACTCTGGTGCCCCTAAACTCTCTATTCAGGTTGTAACCAGTTTCGAGGTATACCATGATATGAAAACTGATGGTTATCATACCATCTATGTTCACTTATCTGTAGTGAATCTTACCCttattgtagcttttttttttaaaaaaaaaaggctttttgcaaatgcatatatttttttaaaaagtggttgcaattgcattatattatttatttttcgaTAATTTTGGCcatgttcatgcatatggcacacATTTTAGCAAGGTtgttggaatttccagctcagttcctacaataagtctaaaatatactgtggaaaaaaaatatgacattcatacatttaaacctgtttaaaccaaaacagagaagagaaaaaatccaaaaaactcaaacttattttaaaaaaaataagaaaaatcatcaaaactctcaaaattatggaaaagaccaaaaaaataaaaatcttttgaaaaccaaaagaatattaataaaaataaaaaaaaagggaaaacaaaaaaaaaaacataaaataaatgaatagaaaaagACCAGTGTTTAATAGGGggtaattaattttctgtgaattgacTTCTTTAAATTGGTAatttaattaacaaaacatcatattttataaactccagttttttttttaaagcaaaaatcttaatctcTAAAGTTATTAAAGCGTTCAGATAAGTGTAGTAAAAtcaaaagttaaatgaaaatactcaaagtaTGTCAaatttatacttaagtacagtaagttgagtaaatgtacttggtggTATTGCACCTGTGTAGTCAGATTTTGACCCTGCAGGATCGTCAGTCTGCAGAATCGCGTAGTGTGACTAAAATCTCAGACTGTCTTCAGATGACAGAGGGTGTCAGACTTTGGTCTTTTAAGTCTTGTTGTGTTGGTAACAGCTTCGTCCTTGGAAAACCCCGACAGGTTAATGTTTACAGCCGTGACGACAATTACAGGCTTTACTCTGCTATTAAACCTCATCAGGAACTTTCGGGCTCCAGGTTTTCTTCATACTGGGAATTGGAGCAGAAAAACTCCCCGAGCAGCTGACAGGGAAATCTCGTACTTCCCAGACTCCTCCAGAGTTTCCTGCTCACTGTGACACAGCAGGCGGTCTAATCTGTCTCTGACTCCTTTCCCATCTtactaaaaaacatatttcctcCTGAGAAAACTTCCTCGGTATTTCTGCTTCCAGAGCAGGGTGGaatattttaagtacattttgttccCCTCATGCCGCCCGGGGACTTTCAACGCGGTGACTCAGAGACCTGGTGACCTCGCCCCAACGAGGAAATCCCAGACTGTTCCAAGTGTGATCATTTTGGTCTCTTTCACAAGTCTGGCCGATGACTCGTCACTCGCTGGTTTTTACGATGTGGAAAAGAAACTGGCAGCACTCACAGAACTTTATATTCATAAACTTCTTTTTATTCTCAACATTTTGTTAATAGTGTTTAAATTCACACAGTTTATGTACAGGTACAAAAATAATATCTCTGTATTTACAATATCTTACACGTCTCTGTCTCGTATATACACATTCATATCTATATTTGTACAGTATATAGAAGGACTATATATGTGGAGGTCGTGGTCTTGCTGTTCTGTGGTACGTTGGTGCAGATCTCTCTGTGATCTGGACCAGGTTCAACCAGACCGTACGCCGTCTTCATGTTTTTTCGATCCCGGGGGCCAGCACCTGTGGACCTGGACCTGATGTGTCCCTGGTTTTCGGGGTTGGGGGGCCGTGGCTGAGCGGCCCAGTAGCAGCTTTCTTTCACCGGCGGACGGGATGCTTCTGTTTACTTCCCGAACTTTATGTCATCGTACAGCTGCAGGACGGAAAATAAAACACGTTAGGAAGCCGAACTTTAAAGGTTATTTCGGATATTCAAGTGATATTGACTGATTCCGAAACTTACTTCGTCTCCCGATGAGTCCAGATCCTCCATATCGCTCTCGTCTGATTCGCTGTCGGGCAGCTCTCTCAGCTCCTGCGCCGTTCTGTCGTACAGCTGGCAGCGGATCTCTTCGTTGTGGCGCCCGTAGGTGAGGTGGTACGGCGTGAAGCCGCCGTAGTTCAAGCAGTTCACGTCTGCACCGAGTTCAAGGAGGCGACGCACCAATGTTGGGTTCTGGAGGTCGACGGCGAGGTGGAGCGACGTCCGTCCACTGCATTGCTCCTGTGGGCAACAAAATGACCTCGATTAGGTTCCTGTAAACTTTTCAAAAgagatttttgtgaaatttggtGGAGTTTTGAGGTAACGACACATACCTGTGCGTTGATGTCTGCACCGAGCCGAATGAGGCTTTCAACCAACGAAATGTAGCCGTTAATGGACGCCAAGTGGAGACAGTTGTGTCCTGCAAGGAAGGAAAGTTGAGTTAAATTCAAGAACTTAAGTGAAATTTCAAGTAAAGTTtgatgttttggggtgtttcttTAAAGAACTCACCACTGTAGTTGGGGAAGGACACCATGGAGGTGATGTGCTGCTGGCAGATCTGCGTGATGACGCCGAAGCAGGCGAGAGAGCCTCGTTTGCAGGCAATGTGGAGCGCCGTGTTCCCGCTGTCGTCAGCCAGACGTGGGTCACTGCCGGCCTTCAGGAGCCGCTCCACTAACTGCGGCTGCTCTGTGATTACTGCGAGGTGGAGGGCGGTCTGCGGAGGACACGGGAGATATgattaatattttgatattaaaggcaaaaatgtgtgaGATTAAAAAGTTTGTATCAGCTgaagtttttggatttggtgGTTACCTGTCTCTGGTGGTTCTGCACGTTGAGGAAGGGGTGATTGTGAGACAGTTTGATCATCTGGAGGGCATGTTCTGTGGCTTCATGAATGATGGCCAAGTGCAGAAGcctgtgtggagaaaaaaaagagaaagaggttAGTTAAAatagtgcttttaaaaaaacttacgCATGGAGGAAGTGGTTCCAGCCAAATAAGAGAGAACAAAGACTGAGCAGTGGAGCGTTTCGCAAGAATGGAGTTTTGTCGGGTTATTTCCACCAGTTGTGGCTTGACACATCTGATGCTTTATCAGTTCCTGGCATCGGGCCAGGGACTTTCCTGAACGCGCACAGCGGACTTTAGCACCGCCCAGACTGCGCTCTCAGccaaagtacacacacacacacacactgagtgcgCGCTTTGCACGCACACACTTTAAAGGCCTCTTGTTTTGTGCAACTTTTCGACATTTTTCATGCGtaattttgcagctttttacaTCTTTCCAATGCATTTAATTCAAAGTTTACATGCGCAAAGTACGATTTACGCACGATTTCGAAATGTGCAAATGCGCACTTGcatgattaaaaattaaataattttaaaaaataacttacgTGTCACCGTCCTCCGTCACTGCAGATGTCCAGGGCTCGTATTCCTGTGTGAGCTCCTCACTTCTGTTCAAATTCAGGTCCTCGATCTCGCTCGCCAGCTCGTCCTCCCGCAGGGAGTCCAGGCCACTGTCTAAACGCTCCTCCTGAAACGGCAACAGCTTCCCGTGTTTGGGCTCCATGTTGTCGAAGTTGTAATCCATTTGGTTGTGGTTAGACACTCTGTGCACGTCCATGTTCGCAGTTAGAAGACGCAGGAGTAGCTCCGTGTCTCTCTAAAGGTCAGGGGCAGAGTAATGCAGCAGGAGGGAGGCGCGAGGCTTTATGTGCGCTCGGCGGGCGGAGCCTCGGTGGGGATTTCCAATTGACTTATCTTAGAAAAAGCAAAGGGAAATCACACGGAGCCTGTgcttttgtgaaaaaaatcccccccaGACACACTCAGAATGAAAACTTGTAGTTTCCTATTAGACACCTATTTTCACCTGTGATGTAGGTTAGGGGACAGGACAGTATTTGTGTCAATGAATGAGACAGGATGGGCATGAATGAGAGGGAGACAGCCCCTAACCCGCTCTGCAAGAATTCCCTTCTGCAGCGGGGAAATTATTTCTAACCAGAGAagcaaatgttctttttttttagatatttccatttccattgATTTACTTTTGACCTAAGTGGCCAAaattaaatgtgctttaaaaagtTTCCAACAAGAGGTTAAGTTTAAAATGCACACTGATAATAGTCCACACCTACACTAATAACCACACTGTTATCATTAAACTGCTCTGAGTCATGTGGTGTCATAACCATAAAATAACCCAGATACAACTAAGTTTACATGCaaagtgcattttttctttatcttaacAAATCAGtttataaaaagtttaaaataagtttcttACACAAATCagtaattatatataaataatatcttaaaatatataaacaaaaaatgcacaaattggtaATCAtaatagatataaaaatattttaagacatacataaaaaattggtacttttaaaatacataaatataaacattaatatatatatatacgtatatgataaaatatataaatattttaaaatatataaataaaaaatgcacaagtcagaaattcatatatatatatatatatatatatataaatgctatactatgatttaCAATCCCAAAAAAGATGGCAAGCatctgaatattttcattattgcgATCAGAGCTGCCAAGCATGCCCCATTGCCCTAAAGCTGATTATGCTCtaaaataagatataaaagtGGAATTTGCACGTGTCGATTAGTCGTAGATTCccccaaataaaacacaaagaagacttttgttttgaccaaattacagaccattttttaaccataaattgatgtaaaaataaaagccacaaACTGGTGCCTAAAACTCAGCATTCAcctcactgtttttgtcatgttttgcaCCTTGCTGTCACTTTTCGTACAACAGTCCAGTTTTATAcgtagtttttattttccatatacctgctgtgttttgttagtttttatatTGCATGCTTTGTATTTGCACTCCTCTAACTTTGTGTTGCAACAGCTGCACAGAAAATGTcctccagataaaaaaaaaaaaattgttttaccacagtgcagaaaatattgtgtttttattgctcaAATTTTCTAGTGGAGGACATCCAACAACCCTCTGTTTCATGTATGTCCCCCCGTAGTGTTGAAACAGAACAGCCTTGGTCTTTTGCAT is drawn from Plectropomus leopardus isolate mb chromosome 16, YSFRI_Pleo_2.0, whole genome shotgun sequence and contains these coding sequences:
- the LOC121955348 gene encoding NF-kappa-B inhibitor alpha-like, encoding MDVHRVSNHNQMDYNFDNMEPKHGKLLPFQEERLDSGLDSLREDELASEIEDLNLNRSEELTQEYEPWTSAVTEDGDTLLHLAIIHEATEHALQMIKLSHNHPFLNVQNHQRQTALHLAVITEQPQLVERLLKAGSDPRLADDSGNTALHIACKRGSLACFGVITQICQQHITSMVSFPNYSGHNCLHLASINGYISLVESLIRLGADINAQEQCSGRTSLHLAVDLQNPTLVRRLLELGADVNCLNYGGFTPYHLTYGRHNEEIRCQLYDRTAQELRELPDSESDESDMEDLDSSGDELYDDIKFGK